The Deinococcus planocerae genome includes a region encoding these proteins:
- a CDS encoding 4Fe-4S binding protein: MLEGVLNRLGEYGNPLPRFAAPRCLLERQAVGGCDACHTTCPHGAIQLGPLGNSIQIDPALCTGCGLCVQVCPSGALEYDLTPTLQTVRDAGQAGEATLTCSQSGAGGPTLPCLGRVTPAVVAAAGAWGTPLTLIHGGCSVCPVGAPDVPGRVERVVEEANHLREATGRPAEATVRPATPEDQDRAVRVSRRGAFATFLRAGRQQVAQAIPERPLPFVDWSVPGERTPEEWRWRARSLKPDPAPDAGVFWPAPLVDDSCIDCPVCSNVCPTEAITRELKPEGGVRLLLNLSACTGCMACVRSCPPDAMHPQEEWLPAAFHAPILIRESDSVM; this comes from the coding sequence ATGTTGGAAGGCGTTCTGAACCGTCTGGGCGAGTACGGCAACCCGCTGCCGCGCTTCGCGGCGCCCCGCTGCCTGCTCGAACGTCAGGCGGTCGGAGGGTGCGACGCCTGCCACACCACCTGCCCCCACGGCGCGATTCAGCTCGGCCCCCTGGGGAACAGCATCCAGATCGACCCCGCCCTCTGCACGGGCTGCGGCCTGTGCGTGCAGGTCTGCCCCTCGGGTGCCCTGGAGTACGACCTGACCCCCACCCTTCAGACGGTGCGCGACGCGGGGCAGGCCGGGGAGGCCACCCTCACGTGCTCGCAAAGCGGCGCGGGTGGCCCCACCCTGCCCTGCCTGGGCCGCGTGACCCCCGCCGTGGTCGCCGCCGCCGGGGCCTGGGGCACGCCCCTGACCCTAATTCACGGTGGGTGCTCCGTCTGCCCGGTCGGTGCCCCCGACGTACCGGGGCGGGTAGAACGGGTGGTCGAGGAGGCCAACCACCTGCGTGAGGCGACCGGGCGGCCCGCCGAGGCCACCGTGCGCCCCGCCACCCCGGAGGACCAGGATCGGGCCGTGCGCGTCTCGCGCCGCGGAGCCTTCGCCACCTTCCTGCGCGCGGGGCGGCAGCAGGTCGCCCAGGCCATCCCCGAGCGGCCCCTCCCCTTCGTGGACTGGAGCGTCCCGGGGGAGCGCACCCCCGAGGAGTGGCGCTGGCGCGCCCGGTCCCTCAAGCCCGACCCCGCCCCCGACGCGGGTGTCTTCTGGCCCGCGCCGTTGGTGGACGACTCCTGCATCGACTGCCCGGTGTGCTCGAATGTCTGCCCTACCGAGGCGATCACCCGCGAACTCAAGCCGGAAGGCGGCGTGCGGCTCCTCCTCAACCTCTCCGCCTGCACGGGCTGCATGGCCTGCGTGCGCTCCTGCCCGCCGGACGCGATGCACCCGCAGGAAGAATGGCTCCCCGCCGCCTTCCACGCGCCGATCCTGATTCGGGAGAGCGACTCGGTGATGTAG
- a CDS encoding DUF4384 domain-containing protein has protein sequence MKKPAILTVFAAALLLPLAAPAQATPRLSTQSIIVNPVPTTLAAQVWVDRDPSGSYTPNYRIGDSIRVSVRVNEDAYVYLFSVDPSGSVDQVLPNRLGGGNYVRAGEIRSFPQAGDSFTYSVGGTPGLNKVLVVASRRQLNLSELSSFKAGEPFATVKPTVNSPQRLAQALSIVVNPVTPTPTQPSVPQQDWISDTATFNATY, from the coding sequence ATGAAGAAGCCCGCCATCCTGACCGTCTTCGCCGCCGCCCTGCTTCTTCCCCTTGCCGCGCCCGCCCAGGCCACGCCCCGGCTGAGCACCCAGAGCATCATCGTCAACCCGGTGCCCACCACGCTCGCGGCGCAGGTGTGGGTGGACCGTGACCCCAGCGGCTCGTACACGCCCAATTACCGCATCGGCGACTCCATCCGCGTGTCGGTGCGCGTGAACGAGGACGCCTATGTCTACCTCTTCTCGGTCGACCCGAGCGGCAGCGTGGATCAGGTCCTCCCCAACCGTCTGGGGGGCGGCAACTACGTCCGCGCGGGTGAAATCCGCTCCTTCCCGCAGGCGGGCGACAGCTTCACGTACTCCGTGGGCGGCACCCCCGGCCTGAACAAGGTGCTCGTCGTCGCCAGCCGCCGCCAGCTCAACCTCTCGGAACTCAGCTCCTTCAAGGCGGGCGAGCCCTTCGCCACCGTCAAGCCCACCGTCAACTCCCCCCAGCGTCTCGCCCAGGCCCTGAGCATCGTGGTTAACCCCGTGACGCCCACCCCCACCCAGCCCTCCGTTCCTCAGCAGGACTGGATCAGCGACACCGCCACCTTCAACGCCACCTACTGA
- a CDS encoding acyl-CoA acyltransferase, with the protein MTLRSFVIRDATDPWEMRALEDVQVRAWSYADREVLPATMLRIGTHTGAVVLGAYPAGDEESAVPFGLAYGFPAWRDGQLWHHSHLLAVAPEWRGSGAAVALKLAQRERVLAQGLTRMTWTFDPLVTRNARLNLGKLGARAIRYHPDWYALGENRETAFPADRLMIEWDLTAPHAEKATSSPDGEVALESAGEGPGRPRLDLAGPRLLAEVPVHAEALSEPVRLAWRYALREVLGTYLAQGYAVTDLAREGERAFYILTR; encoded by the coding sequence TTGACGCTACGCTCCTTCGTCATCCGGGACGCGACCGATCCCTGGGAGATGCGGGCGCTGGAGGACGTGCAGGTGCGGGCGTGGAGCTACGCCGACCGCGAGGTGCTGCCTGCCACCATGCTCCGCATCGGGACGCACACGGGCGCGGTCGTGTTGGGGGCCTATCCCGCTGGGGACGAGGAAAGTGCCGTTCCCTTTGGTCTCGCTTACGGCTTTCCAGCGTGGAGGGACGGGCAGCTCTGGCACCACTCGCACCTCCTCGCCGTCGCCCCGGAGTGGCGGGGCAGCGGGGCCGCCGTCGCCTTGAAGCTGGCGCAGCGGGAGAGGGTGCTCGCGCAGGGGTTGACGCGGATGACCTGGACCTTCGACCCCCTGGTGACACGCAACGCCCGGCTCAACCTGGGGAAGCTGGGAGCGCGGGCGATCAGATACCACCCCGACTGGTACGCGCTGGGAGAGAACCGGGAGACTGCCTTCCCCGCCGACCGTCTGATGATCGAGTGGGACCTGACCGCGCCCCACGCCGAGAAGGCCACGTCGTCCCCTGACGGAGAGGTGGCGCTGGAGAGCGCAGGAGAAGGGCCGGGTCGTCCCCGTCTCGATCTGGCCGGGCCGCGTCTCCTCGCGGAAGTCCCCGTCCACGCCGAGGCACTGTCCGAACCCGTCCGCCTCGCCTGGAGGTACGCCCTGCGTGAGGTGCTGGGCACGTATCTGGCCCAGGGCTATGCCGTCACTGACCTCGCGCGGGAGGGGGAACGGGCTTTTTACATCCTCACCCGCTGA
- a CDS encoding YbaN family protein has translation MARRPPPASRLARPLWVALGFVLTGLGVLGLILPGLPGTVWFILAAACFARGNPKWEAWLLSRPVIGELVRDYRAGRGMPPRAKWIACTCIAVAVGFSLPRIPVLAGQVAWVLVGAAGILYITLRVPTRRP, from the coding sequence ATGGCCCGCCGACCCCCGCCTGCGTCACGCCTCGCCCGGCCCCTGTGGGTGGCGCTGGGCTTCGTGCTGACCGGGCTGGGGGTGCTGGGGCTGATCCTGCCGGGCCTGCCCGGAACGGTCTGGTTCATCCTGGCGGCGGCCTGTTTCGCGCGGGGCAATCCCAAGTGGGAGGCGTGGCTGCTCTCCCGGCCCGTGATCGGCGAACTCGTGCGCGACTACCGGGCGGGGCGCGGCATGCCGCCCCGGGCGAAGTGGATCGCCTGCACCTGCATCGCCGTGGCGGTGGGCTTCAGCCTGCCGCGCATCCCGGTGCTCGCCGGTCAGGTCGCGTGGGTGCTCGTGGGCGCGGCGGGCATCCTCTACATCACCCTGCGCGTGCCGACGCGCCGACCTTGA
- a CDS encoding DEAD/DEAH box helicase: MFPARSPYARLEAFLRDILGGGAALLHEEQEAPPRTLSTAALGWSDAVSRGFGFPEVFSHQAETYRLMQGGKHVIVTTPTASGKTGAFFPAVFERLERDPQATALFVYPLVALGQDQRDKLAAFQARGAFDWEIGAFQGTAQPNEVFRPGVRMVTATPDKLHWSLTQPRVREFLSRLSFIVLDEAHTYRGGFGSEVAGMLRRLLDLARALGASPQVVLSPATIGNPAEFARELVGVDAVQVGESGAARHGKRYYLADHRGQPRRFWDAVVSASVAHRLKVLAFFRGRSRAARLYSTYRAQPLYQRHTHLYMAGTSDREGRLTEFRRASSGVMFATNALEAGVDIGDLEVVIIDGYPGSRMAFRQMAGRAGRVAPGLVLYLPALNEQGVPQPVDAFYSNAGNFRELVTGPIEKAVVEANNPYLSPRHRERANEEFKAAGLPAEVSRGPKYWNLRGEGSAKFAVVEEADWEVKGPRAFDTPLESPSQHYALTEKHEGAVFTLDGQGYKVTRWQDHPAGTAILAQRFDAANLFTRGLYSIEVSPTRMGEWVRRGALAYRHGEVTIRRRYTGYMMMRQVFERVCTGCDREPGPTERVCRTCGSRIQDRMQDHKLSEHLYDEPLELPPFRTSALEIGVDARATEHPTAVAHTLKHLLQKVTPERVACDENDLAGAFRTDRDNYFFLYDDWLGGLGVSRRAFENLDDLLRRALDLTAKTCCKEAHGCYECIAVSRCFAPFLASGERRPTDKHATRAFLQDLLGVQPAAEPEPDAATLPEAPALPPSWPLQARELLDLQGLSLPEVSARLGIPSREIQRAVSTTEPLRVCHAKFGEGVLLQGFGQGERREVLVYFPGVGQKRLLLQYAGLTVIEKPSPVAQG, from the coding sequence GTGTTCCCCGCCCGCTCCCCCTACGCCCGCCTGGAGGCGTTCCTGCGGGACATCCTGGGCGGCGGAGCGGCCCTGCTCCACGAGGAGCAGGAGGCCCCCCCTCGCACCCTGAGCACCGCCGCCCTCGGCTGGTCCGACGCCGTTTCCCGCGGCTTCGGCTTCCCCGAGGTCTTCAGCCACCAGGCCGAAACCTACCGCCTGATGCAAGGCGGCAAACACGTCATCGTGACCACGCCGACCGCCAGCGGCAAGACCGGCGCCTTCTTCCCCGCGGTCTTCGAGCGGCTAGAGCGCGATCCGCAGGCGACCGCCCTCTTCGTCTACCCCCTCGTCGCCCTCGGCCAGGACCAGCGCGACAAGCTCGCCGCCTTCCAGGCGCGGGGGGCTTTCGACTGGGAGATCGGCGCGTTCCAGGGCACGGCCCAGCCGAACGAAGTCTTCCGCCCCGGCGTGCGGATGGTGACTGCCACCCCCGACAAGCTCCACTGGTCCCTGACCCAGCCCCGCGTGCGCGAGTTCCTGTCCCGCCTGTCTTTCATCGTGCTCGACGAGGCGCACACTTACCGGGGGGGTTTTGGCAGCGAGGTCGCCGGGATGCTGCGGCGGCTGCTCGACCTCGCGCGGGCGCTGGGCGCGAGTCCCCAGGTCGTGCTGAGTCCCGCCACCATCGGCAACCCCGCCGAGTTCGCCCGGGAGCTGGTCGGGGTGGACGCCGTGCAGGTGGGCGAGTCGGGTGCCGCCCGGCACGGCAAACGCTACTACCTCGCCGATCACCGCGGGCAGCCCCGCCGCTTCTGGGACGCGGTGGTGAGCGCGAGCGTGGCCCACCGCCTCAAGGTGCTCGCCTTCTTCCGGGGCCGCTCGCGGGCCGCCCGGCTGTACTCGACCTACCGCGCCCAGCCCCTCTATCAGCGCCACACCCACCTCTACATGGCCGGGACCTCCGACCGTGAGGGCCGCCTCACCGAGTTCCGCCGCGCGAGCAGCGGGGTTATGTTCGCCACCAACGCCCTCGAAGCCGGGGTGGACATCGGTGACCTGGAGGTCGTGATCATCGACGGTTACCCCGGCTCGCGGATGGCCTTTCGGCAGATGGCGGGCCGGGCCGGGCGGGTGGCGCCGGGCCTGGTCCTCTACCTCCCCGCGCTGAACGAGCAGGGCGTGCCGCAGCCCGTGGACGCCTTCTACTCCAACGCCGGGAACTTCCGCGAACTCGTCACCGGGCCCATCGAAAAGGCGGTAGTGGAGGCGAACAACCCGTACCTCTCCCCCCGGCACCGCGAGCGCGCGAACGAGGAGTTCAAGGCGGCGGGCCTCCCCGCCGAGGTGAGCCGCGGCCCCAAATACTGGAACCTGCGCGGCGAGGGCAGCGCCAAATTTGCCGTCGTAGAGGAAGCCGACTGGGAGGTCAAGGGTCCGCGCGCCTTCGACACGCCGCTCGAATCGCCCAGCCAGCACTACGCCCTCACGGAAAAGCACGAGGGGGCGGTGTTCACCCTCGACGGGCAGGGGTACAAGGTCACCCGCTGGCAGGACCACCCGGCGGGAACGGCGATCCTCGCCCAGCGCTTCGACGCGGCCAACCTCTTCACGCGCGGGCTGTACTCCATCGAGGTCAGCCCCACCCGCATGGGCGAGTGGGTGCGGCGTGGGGCGCTGGCCTACCGCCACGGGGAGGTCACCATCCGCCGCCGCTACACCGGCTACATGATGATGCGTCAGGTCTTCGAGCGCGTCTGCACCGGCTGCGACCGCGAGCCGGGGCCCACCGAGCGGGTGTGCCGCACCTGCGGAAGCCGCATCCAGGACCGGATGCAGGACCACAAGCTCTCCGAACACCTGTACGACGAGCCGCTCGAACTCCCCCCCTTCCGCACCTCCGCCCTGGAGATCGGGGTGGACGCCCGCGCGACCGAGCACCCCACGGCGGTCGCCCACACCCTCAAACATCTCCTGCAAAAGGTCACGCCTGAGCGCGTCGCCTGCGACGAGAACGACCTCGCCGGGGCTTTCCGGACGGACCGGGACAACTACTTTTTCCTGTACGACGACTGGCTGGGCGGCCTTGGCGTGTCGCGCCGCGCCTTCGAGAACCTCGACGACCTGCTGCGCCGGGCACTGGACCTCACCGCGAAGACCTGTTGCAAGGAGGCGCACGGCTGCTACGAGTGCATCGCGGTGAGCCGCTGCTTCGCCCCCTTCCTGGCGAGCGGGGAGCGCCGCCCCACCGACAAGCATGCCACCCGCGCCTTCCTCCAGGACCTGCTGGGCGTCCAGCCCGCCGCCGAGCCGGAACCGGACGCCGCCACCCTCCCCGAGGCCCCCGCCCTGCCGCCCTCCTGGCCGCTTCAGGCGCGCGAACTCCTCGACCTCCAGGGCCTCAGTTTGCCCGAGGTCAGCGCCCGCCTGGGCATCCCCAGCCGCGAGATACAGCGGGCGGTGAGCACGACCGAGCCGCTGCGGGTGTGCCACGCCAAGTTCGGGGAGGGCGTCTTGCTTCAGGGCTTCGGGCAGGGCGAGCGGCGGGAGGTGCTGGTGTACTTCCCGGGCGTCGGCCAGAAACGGTTGCTGCTCCAGTACGCGGGCCTGACCGTCATCGAGAAGCCCAGCCCGGTGGCCCAGGGCTAA
- a CDS encoding alpha/beta fold hydrolase yields MRGTASLLGLAAALGAGALATHVRIRRSAERYPPRGRVLDLPDGPTHVIEGGDPAAPPTVLIHGSDGVALDWPVSPLWGALGPRARLIAPDRPGHGHTPVPVGSPVTVEVNVRRLAQLLDAVDVREPVTLLGHSYGAAVALAFAAAFPGRVRSLVLFSPTAFPVRGLTRPLAYVPLVPGLEALLTRVLLLPLGRLVARVEGARAFHPHPIPPTWHAMMLAFSRRRAQVHALAWENRTFARELTRLVPHYPRLCVPTTVIAGAHDRLTPAELHAVPLARALPRATLRVLHDGGHQLHWTHPEEIARAVLDAGRG; encoded by the coding sequence TTGAGGGGCACGGCCTCCCTGCTGGGACTCGCCGCCGCACTCGGGGCCGGGGCGCTGGCGACCCACGTCCGCATCCGCCGCAGCGCGGAGCGCTACCCGCCGCGCGGGCGCGTGCTCGACCTCCCCGACGGTCCCACCCACGTCATCGAGGGGGGCGACCCCGCCGCGCCCCCCACCGTCCTGATCCACGGGAGCGACGGGGTGGCCCTCGACTGGCCCGTCTCGCCGCTGTGGGGAGCGCTCGGCCCGCGCGCGCGGCTGATCGCCCCCGACCGACCCGGGCACGGCCACACGCCCGTCCCTGTCGGCTCGCCTGTCACGGTGGAGGTCAACGTGCGGCGGCTCGCCCAACTCCTGGACGCCGTGGACGTGCGCGAGCCCGTCACCCTACTGGGGCACTCCTATGGGGCGGCGGTCGCGCTCGCCTTCGCCGCCGCGTTTCCGGGGCGGGTGCGCTCCCTCGTGCTGTTCTCGCCCACCGCCTTCCCCGTGCGCGGCCTGACCCGGCCCCTGGCGTACGTGCCGCTCGTGCCCGGACTGGAGGCGCTGCTGACCCGGGTGCTGTTGCTGCCGCTGGGCCGCCTCGTCGCCCGGGTGGAGGGGGCGCGCGCCTTCCACCCCCACCCCATCCCGCCCACCTGGCACGCGATGATGCTCGCCTTCTCCCGGCGCCGGGCACAGGTTCACGCCCTCGCCTGGGAAAACCGCACCTTCGCCCGCGAACTCACCCGGCTCGTTCCGCACTATCCCCGCCTGTGTGTGCCCACCACGGTCATCGCCGGGGCGCACGACCGCCTCACACCTGCTGAGCTCCACGCCGTCCCCCTCGCCCGCGCCCTGCCCCGGGCCACCCTGCGGGTTCTCCACGACGGCGGGCATCAACTCCACTGGACCCACCCGGAGGAGATCGCCCGCGCCGTGCTGGACGCTGGCAGAGGCTGA
- the menC gene encoding o-succinylbenzoate synthase, protein MFRIEAAELLLVRLPLNFRFETSFGVQTEKLIPLLVLHGDGVQGLAEGTMEFAPMYREETIAGALHLLREVFLPRVLGRTFANPEAVEAALGTFRGNRMARAMVEMAAWDLWARTLGAPLGTLLGGHKTEVEVGVSLGIQADEAATVEVVRRHVEQGYRRIKLKIKPGWDVQPVRAAREAFPDIRLTVDANSAYTLADSGRLAALDEFDLTYIEQPLAWDDLVDHAELQRRLRTPLCLDESVTSAADARKGLSLGAGRVINLKVSRVGGHAEARRVHDVAQAFGAPVWCGGMLESGVGRAHNVHLSTLPNFALPGDTSSASRYWETDVVNEPLEAVNGLMPVPQGPGIGVTLNREFVARVAELEEEHRA, encoded by the coding sequence ATGTTCCGAATCGAGGCCGCTGAACTCCTGCTCGTGCGCCTGCCGCTCAACTTCCGTTTCGAGACGAGCTTCGGGGTGCAGACGGAGAAACTGATTCCCCTGCTCGTGCTCCACGGGGACGGAGTGCAGGGCCTCGCCGAGGGGACGATGGAATTCGCACCGATGTACCGCGAGGAGACCATCGCCGGGGCACTGCATCTGCTGCGCGAGGTCTTCTTGCCGCGCGTCCTGGGCCGCACCTTCGCCAACCCGGAGGCGGTGGAGGCGGCGCTGGGCACCTTCCGGGGCAACCGCATGGCGCGGGCGATGGTGGAGATGGCCGCGTGGGACCTGTGGGCGCGCACCCTCGGCGCGCCGCTGGGGACGCTGCTGGGCGGACACAAGACCGAGGTGGAGGTGGGCGTGAGCCTGGGCATCCAGGCGGACGAGGCGGCGACGGTGGAGGTCGTGCGGCGGCACGTGGAGCAGGGCTACCGCCGCATCAAGCTCAAGATCAAGCCGGGCTGGGACGTGCAGCCCGTGCGCGCCGCGCGGGAGGCTTTCCCCGACATCCGCCTCACCGTGGACGCGAACAGCGCCTATACGCTGGCGGACTCGGGGCGGCTCGCGGCGCTGGACGAGTTCGACCTGACCTACATCGAGCAGCCCCTCGCCTGGGACGACCTCGTGGACCACGCCGAGTTGCAGCGCCGCCTGCGCACTCCGTTGTGCCTCGACGAGAGCGTGACGAGTGCCGCCGACGCCCGCAAGGGATTGAGTCTCGGGGCGGGGCGCGTGATCAACCTCAAGGTCTCGCGGGTCGGCGGACACGCGGAGGCGCGGCGGGTACACGACGTGGCGCAGGCCTTCGGGGCGCCCGTCTGGTGCGGCGGAATGTTGGAGAGCGGCGTGGGCCGCGCGCACAACGTCCACCTCTCGACCCTGCCGAATTTTGCCCTGCCGGGGGACACGAGCAGCGCGAGCCGCTACTGGGAGACGGACGTGGTGAACGAGCCCCTGGAGGCGGTAAATGGTCTGATGCCCGTTCCCCAGGGTCCCGGCATCGGCGTGACGCTGAACCGGGAATTCGTCGCGCGGGTGGCCGAGTTGGAAGAGGAGCACCGGGCTTGA
- a CDS encoding XdhC family protein yields MNAAETRALLEALRTALARGQGAALATVVGVRGSAYRREGTRMLVLDDGAQVCMLSGGCLEAEVVEVALEVIRTGEPALTHYDLSEDATWGLGIGCGGSVDVRVERVDPGDPVTAAWLGALEEGRAAVLAVPLNGEGRLLVTPDGEEVGRLPDPALHAFAALAARARLSLREPRAVTLAAPDGSPIFFDVSVPPPELVIYGAGHDAQPLAAQAHALGYTVHVIDPRPAYLTPGRFPGATLHSLAPEDLSAFTPGERAHLIVMNHHLDRDRVCLAHALRSGAPYVGILGPRSRAEDLLRALEAEGVTLTPEQLARLRSPIGLRLGAEAPEEVALSILGELMAWRRGYDGGFLSGHAGRIHDSGTHAPAPATLGASVHTGTD; encoded by the coding sequence ATGAACGCAGCCGAAACGCGCGCCCTCCTTGAGGCGCTGAGAACAGCCCTGGCCCGGGGTCAGGGGGCGGCCCTCGCCACCGTCGTCGGGGTGCGGGGCAGCGCCTACCGCCGCGAGGGGACCCGGATGCTCGTCCTCGACGACGGGGCGCAGGTCTGTATGCTCTCCGGCGGCTGCCTGGAGGCCGAGGTGGTCGAGGTGGCACTGGAGGTCATCCGCACCGGCGAGCCCGCCCTGACCCACTACGACCTCTCGGAGGACGCGACCTGGGGCCTGGGCATCGGCTGCGGGGGCAGCGTGGACGTGCGGGTCGAGCGGGTGGACCCCGGCGACCCGGTGACTGCCGCGTGGCTGGGGGCACTGGAGGAGGGCCGCGCCGCCGTCCTCGCGGTGCCGCTCAATGGGGAGGGGCGGCTCCTCGTCACCCCGGACGGAGAGGAGGTGGGCCGCCTGCCCGACCCCGCCCTCCACGCCTTCGCCGCCCTGGCCGCCCGCGCGCGGTTGAGCCTGCGCGAGCCGCGCGCCGTGACCCTCGCGGCCCCGGACGGCTCGCCCATCTTCTTCGACGTGAGCGTGCCGCCCCCCGAACTGGTGATCTACGGGGCGGGCCACGACGCCCAGCCGCTCGCCGCGCAGGCGCACGCGCTGGGGTACACCGTCCACGTCATCGACCCCCGCCCCGCGTACCTGACGCCGGGCCGCTTCCCCGGGGCCACGCTCCACTCCCTCGCCCCCGAGGACCTGTCCGCCTTCACCCCCGGCGAGCGCGCCCACCTGATCGTGATGAACCACCACCTCGACCGCGACCGGGTGTGCCTCGCCCATGCGCTGCGCTCGGGGGCGCCGTACGTCGGCATCCTGGGTCCCCGCTCCCGCGCCGAGGACCTCTTGCGGGCGCTGGAGGCGGAGGGGGTCACCCTCACCCCGGAGCAGCTCGCCCGGCTGCGTTCCCCGATAGGCCTGCGCCTAGGGGCCGAGGCGCCCGAGGAGGTCGCCCTGAGCATCCTCGGGGAACTGATGGCGTGGCGGCGCGGGTACGACGGCGGCTTCCTGAGCGGGCACGCGGGGCGCATCCACGACTCGGGGACGCACGCCCCTGCCCCAGCGACTCTCGGCGCGTCCGTCCACACGGGGACGGATTGA